Proteins found in one Silene latifolia isolate original U9 population unplaced genomic scaffold, ASM4854445v1 scaffold_20.1, whole genome shotgun sequence genomic segment:
- the LOC141638249 gene encoding putative purine permease 11 produces MYATQEFTQQTKGSKEDDCQKTLTPHNIHFHMPKLVHYKWWLRVMSYIIFLLVGQTAATLLGRLYYDKGGNSTWIATFVQSAGFPILIPLLYFFPKPAIASSISPPLWKLAPLYFALGLMNTGFNLMYSYGLLYLSVSTYSLLCATQLGFNAVFSFFLNAQKFTAPLLNSLVLLTISACLLATNANNEESETNHSRKKYIIGFMCTIAASASYSLYLSLVQLSFEKVIKDESFNTVVAMLIYPSIVATLASAAGLFISGEWSTLDDEMKVYETGKVSYIMTLMWTAITWQTSYVGLLGLIFEVSSLFSNVISTLVSPLVPVFAVIFFHDKMNGVKINSLLLAIWGFLSYIYQQYLDDAKANKTKISHPSETPTPNTKEIC; encoded by the exons ATGTATGCTACTCAAGAATTTACACAACAAACCAAAG GTTCAAAGGAGGATGATTGCCAGAAAACTTTGACACCCCATAACATCCATTTCCACATGCCAAAGCTTGTACATTATAAATGGTGGCTCCGAGTCATGAGCTACATCATTTTCCTCCTCGTGGGCCAAACCGCGGCCACCCTACTTGGTAGACTCTACTATGACAAAGGTGGAAATAGTACATGGATAGCCACATTTGTGCAATCAGCTGGCTTTCCTATCCTCATTCCTTTGTTATATTTCTTCCCTAAACCCGCCATTGCATCGAGTATCTCCCCCCCTCTTTGGAAACTAGCCCCTCTCTATTTCGCGCTAGGCCTAATGAACACGGGTTTTAACTTGATGTACTCTTATGGACTTCTATACCTCTCTGTCTCTACATACTCCTTATTATGCGCGACTCAATTAGGGTTCAATGCCGTCTTCTCATTCTTCCTTAACGCTCAAAAATTCACCGCTCCTTTGTTAAACTCCCTTGTCCTCCTCACTATCTCGGCTTGTCTCTTAGCTACAAATGCCAATAATGAAGAAAGTGAGACTAATCACTCGAGGAAAAAGTACATAATCGGGTTTATGTGCACAATAGCTGCCTCGGCCTCATATTCTCTATACCTTTCATTAGTCCAACTCTCTTTCGAGAAGGTGATCAAGGACGAAAGCTTCAATACCGTTGTGGCTATGCTAATTTACCCATCAATTGTGGCTACTTTAGCTAGTGCTGCAGGGCTTTTCATAAGTGGGGAGTGGAGTACCCTTGATGATGAAATGAAGGTTTATGAGACGGGGAAGGTGTCGTATATAATGACACTAATGTGGACTGCTATAACTTGGCAAACATCTTATGTAGGGTTGTTGGGCTTGATTTTCGAGGTTTCTTCCCTGTTTTCGAACGTGATTAGTACATTGGTTTCGCCATTGGTTCCGGTTTTTGCAGTTATTTTTTTCCATGACAAGATGAATGGAGTGAAGATCAACTCACTGTTGCTTGCTATTTGGGGATTTCTATCTTATATTTATCAACAATACTTGGATGATGCTAAGGCTAACAAGACTAAAATAAGCCATCCTAGTGAAACTCCTACTCCTAACACCAAAGAAATATGCTGA
- the LOC141638490 gene encoding putative purine permease 11, whose product METAQVQQRKGDEEGPSSNHVMNQHHETFLPNHNNSFNLPKLIHYKWWSRVVTYIVFLLAGQTIATLLGRLYFDKGGNSKWMSTLVQSAGFPILIPIQLFFTTRSTFPQNTSRSIGIAKLTLLFSVFGLFLTGDNLMYSYGLLYLPVSTYSLLCATQLAFNAVTSYFINAQKFTMLVLNSLVLLTISACLLAINADNEGSTSKESRGKYIIGFLCTIGASAVYSLLLSSTQFCFEKVFKNQTFSTVLSMQIYPSFVATCACVVGLFASGEWRGIHKEMEEYKMGRVSYVMTLIWIAITWQISSIGLLGLIFEVSSLFGNVISTLGLPLVPVFAVIFFHDKMSGVKVVSLVLAIWGFMSYIYQHYLDDRKTIRNKDEDEVPCNSVELC is encoded by the exons ATGGAAACCGCTCAAGTGCAACAAAGAAAAG GCGATGAGGAAGGACCAAGTTCAAACCATGTGATGAATCAGCATCATGAGACCTTTCTTCCTAACCACAACAATAGTTTCAACTTGCCAAAGCTCATACACTACAAATGGTGGTCTCGGGTTGTGACCTATATCGTCTTTCTCCTCGCTGGGCAGACCATCGCCACTCTATTAGGAAGGCTTTACTTCGACAAAGGCGGGAATAGTAAATGGATGTCTACATTAGTCCAATCAGCCGGCTTCCCTATCCTCATTCCGATCCAATTGTTCTTTACTACAAGGAGTACTTTTCCACAAAATACTAGTCGGTCAATCGGCATTGCCAAGCTCACTTTACTTTTCTCTGTCTTTGGCCTTTTCTTAACAGGGGATAACTTGATGTACTCTTATGGACTCCTTTACCTTCCCGTCTCTACTTACTCTTTACTTTGTGCGACCCAATTAGCCTTCAATGCCGTCACCTCATACTTCATAAACGCGCAAAAATTCACCATGTTGGTGCTAAATTCCCTTGTCCTGCTCACTATTTCAGCATGTCTTTTAGCCATCAATGCTGATAATGAAGGCTCGACAAGCAAGGAGTCGAGAGGGAAGTACATTATCGGGTTTTTATGCACAATTGGTGCCTCAGCCGTGTACTCTTTGTTACTCTCCTCAACCCAATTTTGTTTTGAGAAGGTGTTCAAAAACCAGACATTCAGTACCGTGTTAAGCATGCAAATTTACCCGAGTTTTGTGGCAACGTGTGCTTGTGTAGTAGGACTATTTGCCAGTGGAGAATGGAGAGGGATACACAAGGAAATGGAGGAGTACAAGATGGGAAGAGTGTCCTATGTTATGACACTAATTTGGATCGCGATAACTTGGCAAATATCGTCAATAGGATTGTTAGGACTAATTTTCGAGGTTTCTTCGTTGTTCGGGAATGTGATTAGTACATTGGGCTTGCCTTTGGTTCCGGTGTTTGCGGTGATATTCTTCCATGATAAGATGAGTGGAGTGAAGGTGGTGTCTTTAGTCCTAGCCATATGGGGTTTCATGTCCTACATCTACCAACATTACTTGGATGATAGGAAAACAATTCGGAATAAAGATGAAGATGAAGTACCTTGTAACTCAGTAGAATTATGTTAA